One window of Cohnella hashimotonis genomic DNA carries:
- a CDS encoding aminotransferase class I/II-fold pyridoxal phosphate-dependent enzyme, producing the protein MDHSRTPLFDALLRHKERNPVQFHIPGHKKGAGMDPEFRSFVGQNVLDIDLINIAPLDDLHQPVSVILDAQRLAADAFGADATFFSVQGTSTAIMAMILSVCGHGDKIIVPRNVHKSILSAIIFAGARPVFLSPARDRNLGIDHGVTTQSVRRALERHPDAVAVLVINPTYYGVCANLKEIVDLVHEYDIPVLVDEAHGALIHFSEELPLSAMAAGADMAATSMHKLGGSMTQSSVLNVRGALVNVKRVQTILSLLTTTSTSYPLLASLDAARRHLAMNGRELAAVAVARAERARAEINGIPGLYCFGEDILGEEATFDYDQTKLTIHVRHLGITGYDAENWLRDKHSIEVELSDMYNILCLVTPGDDDTTMGILLSALRELSDSYMGKGEIKELVVEIPQIPHLSLTPRDAFYGETEIVPFRASAGRIIAEFIYVYPPGIPILLPGEVISQDNIDYIVDHLEVGLPVKGPEDRNVEFVKVIVEETAIS; encoded by the coding sequence ATGCGCTGCTGCGCCACAAGGAACGCAACCCCGTCCAGTTCCACATTCCCGGCCACAAGAAGGGTGCGGGCATGGATCCCGAATTCCGCAGCTTCGTCGGCCAGAACGTTCTGGACATCGACCTGATCAATATCGCGCCGCTCGACGACCTTCACCAGCCGGTGAGCGTCATTCTCGATGCGCAGCGGCTCGCCGCCGACGCCTTCGGCGCCGATGCGACGTTCTTCTCCGTCCAGGGCACCAGCACGGCGATCATGGCGATGATTCTGTCCGTCTGCGGCCATGGCGACAAGATCATCGTCCCGCGCAACGTCCACAAATCGATTTTGTCGGCGATCATCTTCGCCGGCGCGCGGCCCGTCTTTCTGTCGCCTGCGCGCGACCGCAATCTGGGAATCGATCACGGCGTGACGACCCAGTCGGTCCGCAGGGCGCTCGAGCGCCATCCCGACGCGGTCGCGGTGCTCGTCATCAATCCTACTTATTATGGCGTATGCGCCAACCTGAAGGAGATCGTGGATCTCGTGCACGAGTATGACATTCCGGTACTCGTCGACGAAGCGCACGGCGCGCTGATTCACTTCTCGGAGGAGCTGCCGTTGTCCGCGATGGCGGCCGGCGCCGATATGGCCGCGACGAGCATGCACAAGCTCGGCGGTTCGATGACACAGAGCTCGGTGCTTAACGTCAGAGGCGCGCTCGTCAACGTCAAGCGCGTGCAGACGATTTTGAGCCTGCTGACGACGACGTCGACCTCCTACCCGCTGCTCGCCTCGCTCGATGCCGCGCGGCGTCACCTGGCGATGAACGGCCGCGAGCTGGCTGCCGTCGCCGTGGCCAGAGCCGAGCGCGCAAGAGCGGAGATCAACGGGATTCCCGGCCTGTACTGCTTCGGCGAGGATATTCTGGGCGAGGAAGCGACCTTCGATTACGACCAGACCAAGCTGACGATTCACGTTCGCCACCTGGGCATCACCGGCTACGACGCGGAGAACTGGCTGCGGGACAAGCATAGCATCGAGGTCGAGCTGAGCGACATGTACAATATCCTGTGTCTCGTGACGCCCGGCGACGACGATACGACGATGGGCATTCTGCTCTCCGCGCTGCGCGAGCTGTCAGACAGCTATATGGGCAAAGGCGAGATCAAGGAGCTGGTCGTCGAGATCCCGCAGATTCCGCATCTTTCCCTGACGCCTCGAGACGCTTTCTACGGCGAGACGGAGATCGTGCCTTTTCGCGCGTCTGCGGGCCGGATCATCGCCGAATTCATTTACGTATATCCGCCGGGCATTCCGATCCTGCTGCCGGGCGAAGTCATCTCCCAGGACAATATCGACTACATCGTCGACCACCTCGAGGTCGGGCTGCCCGTCAAGGGTCCCGAAGACCGCAACGTCGAGTTCGTCAAAGTTATCGTCGAGGAGACCGCGATCTCTTAA
- a CDS encoding DUF1292 domain-containing protein, which produces MSDHVHDENCDHEHDEAVFVVTDEDGNEHEMVLVYTFESGDQAYAVLLDRNDPDDDGVIFRIEEDGEDEVLVNIEDDEEWERVMKVYEELAAQEAD; this is translated from the coding sequence ATGAGCGATCATGTTCATGACGAAAACTGCGATCACGAGCACGATGAAGCCGTATTCGTCGTGACCGACGAGGATGGCAACGAGCACGAGATGGTGCTGGTGTATACGTTCGAGAGCGGGGACCAAGCATACGCTGTGCTCCTCGACCGCAACGATCCGGACGACGACGGCGTCATCTTCCGGATCGAGGAAGACGGCGAGGACGAAGTTCTGGTCAACATCGAAGACGACGAAGAATGGGAACGCGTTATGAAGGTGTACGAGGAGCTGGCCGCGCAGGAAGCGGACTGA
- a CDS encoding copper amine oxidase — MKLRRLLILTVALSLVGGSAIYADTVVQKVRIVINKQELDDQGMLEEGKAYVGVRSLADLMKALVIWDDSAKKVSIVKPNVHMFLMDGSKPFGGVERGKKSFKVFSQVDNLTVSINAFKVTIADPYGDEKEIETHTSKENDFPTDKDNFWFTSGEFTYNFSSVGKYTIRFWMRSADGGSYQVVSEKTVFAK; from the coding sequence ATGAAGCTGCGCAGGCTTCTGATATTGACTGTCGCGCTCTCCTTGGTCGGCGGCTCCGCGATATACGCGGACACGGTCGTGCAAAAGGTGCGGATCGTCATCAACAAGCAGGAGCTGGATGACCAGGGCATGCTTGAGGAAGGCAAGGCTTACGTAGGCGTCCGCAGTCTGGCCGACCTGATGAAGGCGCTTGTCATTTGGGACGACTCGGCGAAGAAGGTGTCGATCGTCAAGCCGAACGTGCATATGTTTTTAATGGACGGCAGCAAGCCGTTCGGTGGCGTGGAACGCGGAAAGAAGAGCTTTAAAGTATTTTCGCAGGTGGACAATCTTACGGTGTCGATCAATGCGTTCAAGGTTACGATCGCGGATCCTTACGGGGACGAAAAAGAAATCGAGACGCACACGAGCAAGGAAAACGACTTCCCGACGGACAAGGACAACTTCTGGTTCACGAGCGGGGAATTCACCTATAACTTCAGCAGCGTAGGCAAGTATACGATCCGCTTCTGGATGAGGTCGGCCGACGGCGGTTCGTATCAGGTCGTGTCGGAGAAGACCGTATTTGCCAAGTAA